Within Chiroxiphia lanceolata isolate bChiLan1 chromosome 24, bChiLan1.pri, whole genome shotgun sequence, the genomic segment tttcctgtgtacATATGCTTCTGTTCTTCTGTGTCAATCCGTCCTGCATTCTTTAATGAACTATGGTCTCTGCTGTTTCTAAGATCACATCCTTCGTGCTTTTGCTTAAAGCCTATATTCTGAATTTAACTCTCTACTTTTCATATTGCTATATTACATTTGCTCTCTAGGCCTTGCCTGGCTTCACAAGGACCATTTAAACTGGTCTGGAGAAGCGAACAACCAGTTTGGGTAGATCAATGGTCCATGAAAAAGGAACGGCTTGTACACCTAAGAGAGTTtgcaaggcagaaggagaaatcctgaactgcaaatctaCCTTGCCCTCAGGTACCAGCAGGTACCAACCAttcacagttttgtttcagtgggatcagacTGAAAAAGATCCACTGAAAATCCTAGAGCGGCTGTTTCTGCCCCACACACAACCTAAAACTGTGTGGACTACTCATGAAATGTTTGCCAAGCttgtcattaaaggcagaggacgGTTACAGGAGCTGGATGGGAGAGATCCTGCAACCATCTACATCCCGGCTACAAAGGACAACCTTGACTGGATACTAGGCGAGGATGCAGGATTCCAGGCTGCCTTGGCAAGCTTTGATGGTGacatttccattcattttcCTAAACACAGACTGTGGGCAGAAATTGGTAATTTACCCCTAAAAGCCACAACCAGATGCAAACATGAACCAGTAAAAGGCCTCACGGTCTTTACAGATGCATCTGGGCGGACCCGAAAAGCTGCAGTGACATGGGTAAACGCTGATACAGGACAATGGGAACGAGAGGTACAGACCATGAACCAGGGTTCTGTACAGGTTCTGGAACTGGCAGTCATACGTATTACCTTGGGAAAGTTTTCAGAACAACCTGTTAATATTGCTACAGATTCCCGTTATGCTGCAGGGTTAGTATTCCGTCTCAAACGTTCATTTCTTCGAGATGTTGCTAACTCTCacctgttgtttgaaatgcgtTCTGTATGGTTTCTTGTCAATCAcagaaagtttgatttttacatCATGCACACAAGATCACACAGAGAAATACCAGGACCAATAGCTGAAGGGAACCGGGAGGCTGACAGAGCAGGTACGTTTAACACCATACCTAGAGTCTTAGAGCAAGCGAAATTGTCTCATTCATTTTTCCACCAGAATGCACGTTCACTGAAGAGACAATTTCAAATAACACTCAATAAGGCTCGAGACATAATCATGTCATGCCCAGGCTGTCAGCAAATAACACCCATGCCATCTCAGGAAGGCGTTAACCCTGGAGGGTTAACGGCAAATGAGATATGGCAGACAGACATCACACACATAGCTGAATTTGGTACATTAAAATACGTACACGTCACAGTTGATACCCACTCACAATACATAACTGCCACTGCACACACTGGGGAAAAGGCCAAGGATGTAATTAGACACTGGCTCAGTTGTTTTGCGACCCTTGGTgtcccaaaacagaaaaagactgACAATGGAccagtttttatttcagaaaagctAAGAAACTTCCTGTCAAATTGGGGAATGTCTCACACCACAGGTATTCCACACTCACCCACTGGACAAGCAATTGTAGAAAGGGCACATCGCACCCTAAAAGATACgttaacaaaacagaaaagggggGGATCTGTCTGTAGTCTGCAAGAGCGTCTGTGGAAAGCCACATAtgtcatatattttttaaattgtgataGTGCTGAAAAaagcaggcaggaaaagcagcacagacctCAAGCTTTCGCCTCCCCCAAACCACCAGCCATGATAAGGGATCTGATTTCAGGGCAGTGGACAGGATCTTGTGACTTGGGGGCGGGGCTACGCAGGTGCGGCTACAGGAAAGGAGCTGAAATGGATTCCTTCAGGTGTGTTAGACCCTACCTAGGtacacaaccacagcagcaagaacCAGAGTAACGCAAAAGTTATAAAACCAGTTATTTTTCAGCAATAATGTTTACGTTTCAGGTTTACATTTGAGGATGACCAATGTGGCAAAATGCAGAGCTTAAACAAAACCCATGAGTGTGTGTATGATGAATGGAATGGACGACTGTcagcaaatgtgtgtgtgaatgaatAAAAGAGCTGTATGACTGGACAAAGCACCTTAAACACCAAACACTTCACAAGAATAACACTACCTCAGCCACATGGTCACTTTAAGAGAATTTAGATTGCTATGTTTACCctgtttttgaaataaagttgaaTTTCCCAGTTATTTAAACCCTCAGATTAATAAAGGTTATAAATCTATAGGTAACACACGGTTGAGCTAAGGTCCCTaggttaataaagttatttttccaaGTTGCACTACCCCTTAGAAATATAAGAAGGTTTTAGAAGATTTACAATAGATGTATAAGTTGTTGAAAAGCCAAAGCGAGCAATGTGCTGGGTCATTGCGAAGCTATGGTAGTTTATAATGTATTGTTCTGttgtttgcactgttgttttttgcactgttttcatGACCATTATGAATAATTGAGAAGGGGGAGATGTAGGAGGCATgtccaggggtgcaggggaagCACCCAGGGCGAGGGAGCTCAGGGGACATGCACCAGAATCTATATTCTCATTGGTTAAAAGGTCACATGGttttaagggataaaaagaGCGCCAGGTTTGAATAAATTTCTCTTTGGCCACCACctcagctgggagcaggctccatttctttattatataaagATCCAACACCACCCCACACAGGGGACACAGCCATTTTATGTCATGAATGACCAGAACTCTGAGATCATGAACACATGCAGATGCTGCTAAGAGGGATTTCAGGATTTGAAGGTACAAGTAGATCAAGACTCTCTGGGTCTTGAAGACCAGAAAGACTTTCTGGCAGGGAAGGTTGCTATGCCTTTTGCGCAAGGCAGTGGCAGGAGAGGAGGTTTGAGCGTTCCCCACAACCCTGTTAGAGGgctgaaaggcagcagcacccaAAGCCCGGCTGGTCTCTGCTATGGACTGCAGGAattacttgcaaaaaaaaaaaaaagttgatccTGTTGCCATAAAATCAAATCCCAGATCTGAAACTGGTGACATGGAATTTCAAGCCTCCACTTAAGGAACAGTGGCAGTACACAGTCCTATGAAGATGTGCAGGTAGGACCACATTGTTGAGagaatcttagatgatgcaggacatatacTGCTTCAGACCTGCTTGCACAATCCAGCCTGCGTGCTggacggcagggacctgtgttctccagcagcagatgcgTGTCCTTGAGCAGtagatatcagaaagctgcatagaggaaaacaaggaaggaggttgttatccagggtgtgagaaaccagaagatgggggggcctggaaatgtgccttggctagtagagccaataaagttatagatatagtgtgtgaaaatgaatgtaaccaatagaaCGTTAGAACagagcgtgtgaaccctgtaggacccttgataatgtgtgtatttttggaataaagttagagcattgactgtacctccatgagGATGTGTCTTTGACTCTGGAGCtccttttttgcatcttctcgttttacCACACTGGGAGAGGGATCAACTGCCATGAGCTCAGGGTCCTTGTGTCATTCTGCAAGAGAAACTGGGCGAATCCATGTCAGGTGGAGGATCACTGATAGAGCCCTTGAATGCCAGGGTGGTATTTCAGCAAGGGAAGCAGCATGGACAACTATGGTCCTGCTGTCAGGAGCCCCCCAGGGCTCTATGCTACAGCAGGCAAGGCACTGAGGCAAAGTTGGCTTGAAAAAATAGTCTCAAGTCCCTCAAgttcatgttaaaaaaaggtCTCTTTATTAACTATAACAATGTCCTCCTTAGTATTTCTGCTGTAAGAAACAGCTGAAAGTGAAGAGGAAGACTGAAAGAAGAGCTGAGGTATTGACAGGCTTAGCCACAGCACAGAGTTGTCATGGCAGGGTGGCAGAGAGGTGATAGGTTCTCAGTGGCAGCTGGAACAGCCTTTGAAATGTGACAGGGACACCCCTGTGTTATGCCATGGAAGAACACCTGCAGAAGTGTgtggtgcagagctgtgggacaACCTCCACTCCTAAGAGCTCTACAAGGAAAGGCCCCGAACAACCTGGTAACAGCTTTGGAATGCATCCAGCTTGGAGATGGCAGTTTGATTCCCTGCTGGAGGCATTCTGATCCTATGGGTTTTAAAGGTGTTACTAAGAACTGATATTACACACAAGgttacaaaaacaaaactgcgataaagaggaggaggaggattgCGGAGAAGGATTGCCAGGAAGAGTTTGAgaatgaaaaaccttttttattGGCACTTAAAAATTCTTGGCTTGCTTTTCCTAGCAAAAAACCTTGGAACAAGgtccaaaataaatgaaatgcaataaaaaacaaGGGTTAAGGCTGGAAATGAGAAGTTATACAGAACAGAGGGAAAACCCCAGAGTAGCACTTTCCTATCAGGAGTAGAAGTAGGGAATCGAACTGTGCCGGAAGCTTAAGAACTGTGTAAGAGCTGTTAGTCCCATATTGGTGTTCCCTGGGTGTCAGAGATTAAGTAGCAGCTCTGAACTGCAATTTAACAAAACTTGGTTCTCTAGAATGTCTGATGGTTCCTGGGAAGGACAAAGATTTCTTCTTTCACCttaataaaaatgcagcttctCCAGAGAGATTATTTTCGTCAGAAGCACCAGTCTGCCATTACAACTAACAAACCTCCAGTATGCATGAGGAAATGGAGGTCAGTAGAGCCTGCTTCTCCAGCTAAGGAACACTGCCTCTCTGTGATGAAAGGTGTACAGGGACAGGGTGATGTCCTTACCTTCATATACTGTAGGATGTTGGGCCCAGATTCCAGCTGGAAGCAGTCAGTTTCACTGTGCTGTGACAAGCACCTGGAATTCAGATAATGCACAAAagccttccctctctcctgtgGTGTGTAGAACTCGGGACATCTTCAGGACTAAAAACAATTAGTGCTAATGATTTTCTGTGCAACAGacatttaatttgaaagagTTTTCTGCAAAACATCTATTATACATCCAGATGCCAAGTGAACCCCAAAGGTCCGTTCCACCTGACCCCCCTGATGGTGGGCAGCTCTTGCTCACGCCATGTACCTCCAACTGCCTGGCTGGCAGGGGGACTTGTTTCTGAGTGAGAGTCCATAGTCACCTTGTCCTAGCAGGCCTGAGAAGCTGTTGACCAGCTGGCAAACTCAGACCGAGTCCCCTTGGCCACAAGTGGCCTACCAGGAGCTGGTTGCAGCCAGAGGGCAAAGGAcagttgttttccttcctgctggcaCTGGGCCAGATGCCATTCAATGGTGTAGGGCTCTGAAGGCTCCAAATTCCAGCACTTTAATAATTACCCAGAAGTGTAAGTTGATCTAAACAACACACACCTGAGGAGGTGACAACAGAACAGGGGTCACTTTATTGTCAGGTGGTAGAGTTCTTCTGATGTTGCAATTATGTCTCAAAGAAACAGGTGACTGCAAGCAGAGAACCTGAACTCCCGTGTTCTCCCATTGATGCTCACAAGCTCACCATGACAGCCCAGAAGGCCCAGGATCTTCAGCCTCTTCGCTGTCAGCATGGTGGCAGTTCCACTTGCTTATGGTGACCTCCTGTTCAGGAATGTGCCAGTGCCAACCCCCCCAATCTACTGAGGTTCCATCCCCTCCACTCATGCTCATACAGGGACATTTCCTTTCAACAGCTCAAATTCATGGCTTGGCTTTCTGTAGCCCAAGTTGAGTATCTTCCATGTCTAAGTCCTGACCTTCTCTGCTAGAACTCaaggtttattttttagttGCTGCCAGGTTCTTACTGCAGACAACCTGCTAGGCAGGATGCTCTGGGTTCCCAGGTTTAGATGCAAGAAGGGTACTCACACTTTCACATCGCTAAAAACACGCAGCAACCCACCCATCGTATCAGGCACAGttcctatttcttttaaaaataaatatttataaacttttaaaacagattCAGAGAACTACAATGTTGAAAATTTTCCTGTCAACAGCACAAATGCTTTGCATGTACAGTCACAGGAACAAGTTGCACACCAACAGGAGCACTGTTTAAAAACCCTCTTCCGTCATCAGCTGCCCCAGGCCAACCCTGCAGGAATCCACatctcccactgcagcagccagctcCTCTGCACTTCTCCAGGACTCGTACTAGGGCTGCTCAGTCTCCTTTCATGATCAAGTCCTCGATATATGCATCCAGTTCATCATCTGTATTAATATCAATGTCCTGAAACAAGAAATATCAGTGAGAAGTGAATCTTGAAGAAAAGTGCAAGAATGAAGaacccagagcagctcagcatcCTCTTCAACATGCGGTCTGCTCAGCCTCTATGCTGCAACCTCCAGCACCCAtcagctgctgacagctgtgGTTAGAGCACCCCCAGCTTTCCCTGTCAGCACCTGACAGACAACATCTGGAAACCCATCAGCACCTGAGGTTCAAACAATGCACTCAAGTGATGGATTTACTGTGTGGATCTGAGTCAAGTTaggtttgtttgggattttttagcTTTAACACATTTTCCTAACAGGGAACAACTGCTTCCAGCTGTTTTCACTAGCTTCTCCATTGGTTGATTCTAATTTTAAGTAGTTTTTTAACTTAAAGTTTAATTATTTAAGGGTTttacttaaatatatttttgctattttaattaaatatttaatagcatAATTAATAAATCGGTTTCACcgtaagatttttttatattatttgctaaaagtttgcatttctgtaagGGGTTCAGGATCTGCCCAAGAATGGGGCAAAAATTCCTTACAGAACACTGCCTGTGCCTGGGAAAATTCTGCAGCAGAATGCAGAGAACAAACAGAACTTGTGCAGTATATACATGCCATGACAAGTCATCCTGTGGGAATTAATACTCAATGGGACCCCAAGGGCCTGGATCCCAAgagtgggcagggacagcagctgtgCTCTTGTCTGCTATTGATGGGCTGAGTCCACGTTGCTCCCAGTTGAGGAAGAGCTGGAGCCCAGTAAGATGCTGGATTGAAGCACCTGGAATGCCCAGAAGGGGCTAGGCCAGGTGGCTACTCTGGGGCAGCTCAGGGTTtgcctctcttcctctcccacctcctgcacTTTCTGCAGAAGGGCCATGATGTTAGTCCTCAGTTTCTGTAGTTTCTCCTCTGTTTCCCTCAGCTTCCTCTCCGAGTTCCGGAGGTTTTCCTCACAGGCTTTGGCCCGGGCATCGGCGCGTGTCTGATATGAATTGCACAGGTTCTGCAGACCCGCCTCATATTGcttgaaatattctttctgcagcagacaaaacacaacagatGACATGTCAAGAGAAAGCACCGAGctcagaaaaacagcagcactcACAGGCTTGTAGAAGAACCAAACTCCTGGCCTTTGTGACCAAATCCTCCCCACAGCATGTCTCTGCACGCCCTGCCCACACTCACATTTGTATCTGATTTGCCTACTGCAGCTAGCACGAAACTCTAAGGGGTTTTTACGGTCTTCCAGTATCAGGACTGCCCCCAAAGCTGCCTGAATTTAGATTAAGGGTGCAACGTGTTTTAAAAAGCCTGAACTCACAGGTATGCTGCAGCAAGACTTGACAGCCCCTGTACACTGTGAGTGTCCTTGGTACAGATCACCCAGACAACACAGCCTGTCACTGTGAGGTAGGAACACCTGCACTCGCCAAATACCCCAGACATGACCAAGGTATACTGTGGAAGCAGTGGGAGTGGTAACTCCAGCAGATGCCTGAGTTAacagagagaagaggaggagacaaGAGACAAACCACCAATACACACACTGCGAGCATGGGAGTACCAAACAGAACTGGCTTTGGTCATCTGCAGGTGGTTTTTGTCATGTACAGGTGTGCCTCTTGGAAAGGTCTCCCTTGCTGATATGTCAGAGAAGGGAGAAGTCAGAGAGGCCAGTTCCCTTGCTCTGCATTCCAGCCAGCACTGGATCTCCCAGTACCAGCTCACAGACACTGGTGGAAGGTCAGCCCCACCTGTTCTGTACCCAGACAAATGGAGGCCATgttctcttccatttttaagATTGCCTCCCCCTAAGTTACAAGGCTGGGAGCAAAAACTACAGATATGTCTGCATCCTGCTTCTACAAACCTCTAACCTGGCctctcttattttaaaagtttaacaGTGATAGATAAGAATTTGGGATGGTAGTAGCCAACAGTATTCCCACATAGATGTACGGTAACTAGAAATATCCTCAGACAACAGTCACAAGACTCATGGCATCTCTCAGAGCTCTCATTCTTTTCCTCAGCTATGTCAGTCTGCCGAGGATCCAGGTCACCTTTTCAAGAGTGTGCTCTTGCATCAACAGTATGCACATTTGCCATAAGAATGGAATATATAGGGGAAAACCCCAAACTTACGTTCCGAGAAGTAGTGGACTTACCAAACCCTTCCGAGCTCATGGAACTCAGCTCATTCTTGGAGACTGGAAAATTTGGAGGCAAGAAGTACCGCAAACAATTCctgtgcaggaaagaaaaacaaagccagaacTGGGAGTTAACCAGGCTGAAGCAATCAGACTGCAGAGCTCCCAAGGGTCTGCAGTGAACCCACCGAAGGATCTGGACTAGAAGGTCAACTGTttcttggctgctgctgggaccaGTGGTGTCGGGCTCGATTCTGACGCAGTCTGAGGTAGAAGGTTCAGCCACAAccacctcctcttcctgctgtgtGTCTGGAGCCTGGTACTCAGGAGAGGGAGGCTTCATCAGCCTCACATCCTCACTTCCTTTCTCTACCCTGAGAAAAAGTATTAAGGGAATGTCAGGAATCTTCTACATTGGACATATCTGAAACACCATTAATAGCTTAATCAGAACCTGTACCCAAGTGTCACTCAGACCTCTAGACAAACAACAGCTGCCTCCATGGCATAACTGATGGAGTCTGTCATGCCCATTCGTTATGAAGCCACTGCACTGTCCTGAGCTCACATGCTCCCTGACATGACAGCAACATATTTGTCTTCAGCATCTATGGCAGTAAAGCAGGCCCTTCTtcccaaaagcaaaacaagcctCTAAAATCCAGTAGCTCAAGATAGTTACCAGAGATCCCGTGGTGTGGTGTCTGTAGGGATATAATCAAACTTCACCTTCCACCGGATCGCATGTCTGCCCCTTTCCACAGCTGTGACACGGCCCGTGAACCACTCCTTGTTCACACGCACCTCCACATGCAGCCCCTTATCTGTGAGGAGGAAGCAAAGGTGTTCGCAAACCTTCAGCTGTTGGAAAGCACATTCCGTAGGAGCTCTTGAGATTCAGGCACCTCAGCGGGGAGCACATGTGAACCTGTGACAATGCCCTCAAATAGTACAGACACcatcaaaacacaaaaaggcaCACAGCTCAGCTCTTGCTGAGAAACATTAAGATGCATGAAAATGACCTGGCTTTCCAGACAGAAGGTTTCTCCTGTACTCCAGGTTGTTTGACATGGGTTTTCCAGGCTCGTGAAGGTCTCTAGGACAATTTGCCCCATGTCCCTAGTTTCCAGACAGCTCCTTGGAAGCATGCTGAAGAGATGCCCttctctggcagaaggtgcagTACCACATTGGCTATCACCTTTTTTGGGGTGTTCCAGCCCCTCTTCTCTCACAGCAGCGCAGCAGGTCTGGATACAGTCCTGAGCATTTGCCAGCTGGCACGGCTCCATGATCCACTCAGGAAGGGTGAACATGTCAGTTATACCCCACAGCCCAGTCCCACACCTGTCAGCATGATGCAACCCTTGACCACAGAGCCTCCCATGCCACAATTGCCTCTGGCCTAATCAAAGGGTTCCCAGCCAAAATGTTTCATGCAAGTTAGAGTCATCTCAGGGTCTGGGACTCAAATTTACACTATTTCTTATTCAAAAAGCTCATTACTGAAATCACACGTTTAACTGACGAGTCTAGTTCTGCAAGTTCTTTTTTATGTCAGATACCAGCAGCAGCCCAATGGCTCATTTCTCACCTTTCTGAGCTTTCTTCAGTTCCACCAGCTCTTCCTCTCCAGCACTGTCtgtgagctgggagcagagagagagctCACATTAGCTGCCTCCCACCAAGATTATAAACACCTGACAAATACCTTCTACTGGGGAAAGCAGCACACTCTCACCTCCACTACCACCTCATTGGaatccttctcttctttcactGCCACAAATTTTCCTCGTTTTGTCCTCTCCTTTTTgtgctccccctcctcctcagaCCCATCCTCTGGGATGTTCAAGGTCCTCTTCCGAGTGCTGGAGGCCTTTAGGAAGCAAACAAGCTCTAGCTGTTAATTCCACCCTGCTATCAAACAAAAACCTTCTTTCagccaagttaaaaaaaaaagaaaaaacgcCCAACATCCAGTGTTTAATTTGGAAGTTGATCagcttttctgaaaggttttagAGGTGCTACTTGATCGTGCAAATGCTCACCCCACCActtcacattctttttttcctaaagaaacaaTCTGGTCTAACAGGAGAGAGATGAAACAAGTCTTCTTGAGGGGTGTAAATGGCACCCTAACCCCAGAGTAAAGTAAAAGTTCTCTTGTCTTGCTCAGGGCCCACAGTGCACATCTCATGGGACAGAACAGACAGGCTGAGCAGGACAGTGGGTGAGGAGCTGAGGGGTTTTATCCTGTTGATTCTCACCTGTGAGCATTTGCCAGAGGCAGATTTCTTTACTGCTGGCACCTTGGCAGCTTTTGGGCTGGGTGTCTCACGTGGGCTTTTAGGGCTCTGCAGGCCAGCAGAGAGGGACTTCGTGGCTGTACCTTGTTTGGCAAGAGTTTTTAAAGTGCTGTTAGACTTCCCAGATGTCACAGTGTTCTGGTGTGTCCTGGAAGTGCTGACCTCCTCTGTGAAGAGCGTGCTGGCCAGCTTGGAAGAGCTGGTATTTGGACAATCTGAAGAGCTCTTTTTCAGTTGACTGCTGGACTTGGGAGGAGGTGAAGATCCTGGTGGTCTGCTGGGAGCGTTCTTGATTACATCAGGCAAAGGAGGCGCTGAGGTCGGGTGTGCTGGAACAAATGTGGGTACAGAGAGAGGAAGGGTGGCAGAGTGAGGAACTGCTGTTCAGAGCAGCTAAGGAAGCACAAAAGAGTAAAAACCTACAGCAGTACGCCATTTACCTCTCCTGAAGGTCGTGCATTCACTTCCAGAGGCAGTTTCTTCAAGTCAGCTTGAGATCGAATTGGAGTggttttctatttaaaaaaaataaatcagaaaggTCATCTTTACAAGCTGCCAGGCAGTGCCTGAACCCAGCCCAACAGTCTTCCAGGTTAAAACCAACGATTATAAGAAAGTGTGTTCCGTGTCCTTCAAGAGACAGACGTCACTCCCATTTTCCcatcagaaaatgaaatgcaagcTTAGATGCTCgttttctgttattaaaacaAACCCTGCCCCATGAAGGAACACAGGTGGCATCAGACTCAGGAGCATCTCTTTGCACTAGGACGTCCCTCAAACCTGCTCTGCTTAGCTGGAGACCTCCAGACTCACCTGCAGAGCTTCcagtttttcctgctgctggcgGATTTTCTCTGTcagttgtttctgcttttcctcatgT encodes:
- the LOC116798132 gene encoding LOW QUALITY PROTEIN: ATPase MORC2-like (The sequence of the model RefSeq protein was modified relative to this genomic sequence to represent the inferred CDS: inserted 1 base in 1 codon); its protein translation is MAIDHTLPWWSFMSSYRSDSDGKENEIFGCASENPSNCCRCADSSTSRSVTPAIQPGPAGSAVQSPDRRHPATSLAYPRHPTRTRREPESCWRWAHPWRAFVGGEQGRERKAEEGVEADRRWPARGREPGLEEAATRRAADRRLRRWWGAGLLPGHSPEFLVRAVKGSRELRAPAGLLSVSGDGRWTVLWLSRSRHGDAAPYSAALAHTDSKKTTSFAIVATAERKVVFLLHLGWDVGAILCENGTGPAVLSDLVWPSLHARCEAAEQKQKVPLGTLKKDSKSHEEKQKQLTEKIRQQQEKLEALQKTTPIRSQADLKKLPLEVNARPSGEHTRPQXPPLPDVIKNAPSRPPGSSPPPKSSSQLKKSSSDCPNTSSSKLASTLFTEEVSTSRTHQNTVTSGKSNSTLKTLAKQGTATKSLSAGLQSPKSPRETPSPKAAKVPAVKKSASGKCSQASSTRKRTLNIPEDGSEEEGEHKKERTKRGKFVAVKEEKDSNEVVVELTDSAGEEELVELKKAQKDKGLHVEVRVNKEWFTGRVTAVERGRHAIRWKVKFDYIPTDTTPRDLWVEKGSEDVRLMKPPSPEYQAPDTQQEEEVVVAEPSTSDCVRIEPDTTGPSSSQETVDLLVQILRSVLSLDMSSVVFCLLQKEYFKQYEAGLQNLCNSYQTRADARAKACEENLRNSERKLRETEEKLQKLRTNIMALLQKVQEDIDINTDDELDAYIEDLIMKGD